The Streptomyces sp. Alt3 genome has a segment encoding these proteins:
- a CDS encoding extracellular solute-binding protein — MRSAGFRRTRRASAAAVVTALALTALASCGTSSSGDGNDDSGSGSSDPSAPLDPKAKVTLTIDCMPPAAKAAELREWNEDVKTFNKKYPNVRIDGKSTPGQCLEPPRFTAMLKGKSQPDVFYAYFTDLQQVLDNDGAVDISAYVNDTSVPALKDIQPQVLDVARKDGKLYALPTSNYTMGLMINRKLFTQAGLDPDKPPVTWEEVRAASKKIAGLGKGVAGFGEYSAGNNGGWHFTATQYGLGGDVVDASGKKAAFNDDKGKQVLQQLHDMRWKDDSMGQTQLLKWGDLQKQIATDKLGMFLAAPDDITYMVQQLGAKYENFGMGPIPGAGGTLFGGNNYMIKKGSSPDKIKAAVAWLNFQNLTPEKGQFDWGRRKADNLPVGLPQPNFFTGESKTADDAERVANATMPVENFKAFMDNPVQGKAEPPKAQEIYKILDNAMSAVLTNKDADIDKLLDTAEQQVNQVLANQ, encoded by the coding sequence ATGAGAAGTGCTGGGTTTCGCCGTACCCGCCGAGCCTCCGCTGCCGCCGTCGTCACCGCGCTCGCCCTGACCGCCCTTGCCTCCTGCGGCACGAGCAGCAGCGGCGACGGGAACGACGACTCCGGCAGCGGATCGTCCGATCCGTCGGCGCCGCTCGACCCGAAGGCCAAGGTGACGCTGACGATCGACTGCATGCCGCCGGCTGCGAAGGCGGCGGAGCTGCGCGAGTGGAACGAGGACGTCAAGACGTTCAACAAGAAGTACCCGAACGTCAGGATCGACGGGAAGTCGACGCCCGGCCAGTGTCTGGAGCCGCCGCGCTTCACGGCCATGCTCAAGGGCAAGTCGCAGCCGGACGTGTTCTACGCGTACTTCACCGACCTCCAGCAGGTGCTGGACAACGACGGTGCCGTGGACATCTCCGCCTACGTCAACGACACCTCCGTCCCGGCGCTCAAGGACATCCAGCCCCAGGTGCTCGACGTGGCCCGCAAGGACGGCAAGCTCTACGCGCTGCCGACCAGCAACTACACCATGGGCCTCATGATCAACCGGAAGCTGTTCACACAGGCCGGTCTGGACCCGGACAAGCCGCCGGTGACGTGGGAGGAGGTCCGCGCCGCGAGCAAGAAGATCGCGGGACTCGGCAAGGGCGTCGCGGGCTTCGGCGAGTACAGCGCCGGCAACAACGGCGGCTGGCACTTCACCGCCACGCAGTACGGTCTGGGCGGGGACGTCGTGGACGCTAGCGGCAAGAAGGCCGCGTTCAACGACGACAAGGGCAAGCAGGTCCTCCAGCAGCTGCACGACATGCGCTGGAAGGACGACAGCATGGGACAGACCCAGCTGCTGAAGTGGGGGGACCTGCAGAAGCAGATAGCCACCGACAAGCTCGGCATGTTCCTCGCCGCACCCGACGACATCACGTACATGGTGCAGCAGCTGGGCGCGAAGTACGAGAACTTCGGCATGGGCCCGATCCCCGGTGCCGGAGGCACGCTCTTCGGCGGCAACAACTACATGATCAAGAAGGGCAGCTCGCCCGACAAGATCAAGGCCGCCGTCGCCTGGCTGAACTTCCAGAACCTCACCCCGGAGAAGGGGCAGTTCGACTGGGGCCGCAGGAAGGCCGACAACCTCCCCGTCGGGCTTCCGCAGCCCAACTTCTTCACCGGCGAGAGCAAGACCGCGGACGACGCCGAGCGGGTGGCCAACGCCACCATGCCCGTCGAGAACTTCAAGGCCTTCATGGACAACCCCGTCCAGGGCAAGGCCGAGCCGCCGAAGGCCCAGGAGATCTACAAGATCCTCGACAACGCGATGTCCGCCGTCCTCACCAACAAGGACGCCGACATCGACAAGCTGCTCGACACCGCCGAGCAGCAGGTCAACCAGGTCCTGGCCAACCAGTAA